TATCCGACCGGCGGGGCGTCGGTCTCGGTGTCGTCGTCGATGCCCTGGCGGGCCAGTTCGACGGCCTGGCCGACCCAGTAGGCGACGGCCTGGTCGTCGACGACGAACGCGCCGTCGTCGATTGCCTCGATGAGCGAGCCGCCGTGGTTGCTGGTCATCCGCTCGAGGATCGTCCGCGAGATCTCGTCGACGGTGAGTGGTGTGGGTGCCATGGTGTCCTCCTTGGAACGTAGGCGGTGAATGTGACATTCACAGGCTACGGGAGGCCTCCGACATTGCTGCGGCGAGCGCGGCAGCGCCCCGCCGGTAGATCCCGGCGGGGCGCTGGTGGGGGTCAGTCTTCGCCGGGGAGGGCGATGATGATGCACGCCTGGCCGGTGAGGTTGTACCCCTCGATGCTCACGCGGAGTCGCTGGCGGCTGGCGGTGGTGGCGGTGCTCGGGTTGCCGGAGCGGGTGGCGTTCGGCACGCGCAGCACGTAGGTCTCGCGCGGGACGAGATCGCCGGCGACCTGGCGGGCGGTGGGGCGGATGACGTTGAGCACGTCCCAGAATCGGGCGTCCTCGCTCTGCCAGTCGCCCTCGCGGGTCCACTGCACCGCGGCCTCGTAGGCGGCGCGGGTGAGCAGTACCGTGAGCCGGTATCCGGCCTCGAGGGCGGTGGCGGGGTTGAAGTGCAGCAGCAGCCCGTCTGCGACGGCCTCCTCTGCGGTGTAGACGGCGATGATTTCTGCGCCCTTGAACGGGTTTTCGCTCTGCTCGGTCATGGTGTCCTCCCGGATCGCTTGCTAGTGAATGTGACGCTTACACTCTAAGTGAGGGGTCAGACATTGGGCCCGGCGGGTGAGCGCAGGACGATGGGGAGACGGCGGCGTGCATGACTGAGACGTGGATCTACGAGCGCACGGCGGACAACTCTGCGCGCTTCGTGCTGGGGACGGTGGGCGTAAACCCTCTCGTGTGCGTCGGTGTGAACCCCAGCACCGCGGCGCCGGGAGACCCGGATCGCACCGTCAGCAAGGTCATGGGGTTCGCGGCCCGAAACGGGTTCGACAGCTGGGTGATGCTGAACCTCTACCCGCAGAGATCCATCGACCCCAAGGGCATGCACCTGGTGCACGACCCCCAGCTGCAAGCCGATAACGAGCGACACATCGCCGATCTCATCGGCGGACGCCAGCTCACGATCGTCGCCGCGTGGGGCGAGCTGATCCGATCCCGCCCTTACCTCCCGCAGATGCTTGAGGGCATCGCCTCGGTGACGGATGCCTCCGGCTGTGACTGGGTGTCGATCGGCGATCTGCTCAAGAGCGGGCACCCCCGGCATCCGTCACGCGCCCGCTACGCCTGGCCGTTGCAGAGCTTCGACGTGGCGAGCTATCTGGCCTAGACGTGACGGTGCCCCGCCGATTGATCCCGGCGGGGCACCGTGCGGCTATTCCTCGTCCTCCGACCATTCCAGGCGGGGGTCGAAGTGGAACCGCTCGCGGGCCTCGTTGTGGGCGAGGTCGTCGCTGCGGGCCACGTACTCGTCCTCGCTGAGCCGGGAGCCGTGGCCGTTCGCCCAGGGGAGCGGGTCGCGGTCACCGTCGCTCTCGGCCAGCCAGGTCTCGCGGATGATGTGGTCAGCGGTGCCGGTGTGCCCCAGCTCGTCGAACAGGTCGGCGAGGATGCGGCCCTCGGTCATGTTGATCGAGCTGAACACGTCGTCATGCCACCTGCCGATCATGTCGGCCGCGGCCGCGACGACGGCGAGGTCGGGGATCGTTCCGCTGCTCATCGCTGCACCTTCCCCAGTCCCCAGTCGGCTCGTTCCTCGTCGGCCATCCACACGGCCCGGTCGAGCGCGTGGTGAAGGTCGACGCCGCGCGCGTCGGCCAAGTGCACGAGATCCGTGAGCACGTCCCGGATCGCCTGGTCCGGCTCGCTCGGCTCGTCGTCGTACCAGGCCGCGATGAGCGTGTCCGTGCGGAACCGCGAGCGCTGCATGGTGTCGGTCTCGGTGTTCGCGTGCAGCTCGCGGCTCATCGTGAGCTCGAGCTGCGTGGTGGGGTTTGCCATGGTGTCCTCCAGGATCGTTGGCTAGTGAATGTGACATTTACAGCCTAGGGAGGGGGTCAGACATTGGCCGCGGCGAGCGCGACGGTGCCCCGCCGGATGATCCCGGCGGGGCACCGATTAGAGCGTCAGCGGCGGATGCCGCGCGCCCAGTAGAGCGCCCACGGCAGGTCGAACCGTGCCGCGATGCCGTCGTGGGCGATGTGCAGCGCGCTCGCCGCGTACCGGCGCGTGGGGAGCGGCTGGATGCGCTGCGGGTGCACGTCTCGCTCGGGAGCCTGGTGCGGGGTGCTGCCGGTGAGGATGCGGCGGGCCGTGCCCTGGTAGGCGCGGTCGGCGTAGCCGGTGATGACCTGGAAGGCCACGAAGCCGGGCCCGCCCCACGGGGCGGCGTACTCCGTGTCGAACAGCCTCCACGTCTCGGTGATCGTCCGCGCGGCCGGATCGAAGCTGCGAGTGTGGATGACCGCCTCCGGGTCGTCCGGCCGCTCGGCCTCGATCGCGTCCAGCGCCGTGCCCAGCCGGTCGAGCACGCGGCGAGCGCGGGCGATCTCATCGCGGCTGCTGAGCGCGTCGTGGTCGCCGCGGTCGATCGAGTGCACCCACTCATCGCAGGCCCACGCGGTGAGCGGGAACGTCTCAAGGCATGCCCAGTCGCGGAACGCCTCGACGATCGGGTTGCGCCGGGTCGCGCTCGCCGCGGTCACGGTGCCACCACCCGCAGGGAGCGCAGCCAGTCGACCTCTTGGGCGTCGAGAACATGCCCGGTCGTGATCCAGTCGGCGGCATCGTCGGTGCCGTCGAGATCGCGGAGCGTGTACACCTGGCGGGGGGCGTCGTCGTGTTCGGGGTTGCCGTCGTAGATCGTGCCGTCGTTGAGGAACACCCGGATGCGGCCGGTGCTCTCGGTGGTGTCGATCTGCGCGACGGCCGCGCCGTCGATGAGGGACACGTACCCGTGCACGTCGATGCCTGCGGCCTCGCCTGCGTGGTCGGCGACGGCCCGCTCGGCGGCGCCGGTCGCGAGCGCGCGGATCGCGTCGGCGTCCACGTCGCCCTGGCCGAGCGCTTGGGTGAGCCCGTCGATGTCCTCGTAGTTGAGCGCGATCGTCTCGGCGACGATCTCGCTGATCGGTTTGGTTGCCATGGTGTCCTCCCGGATCGTTGGCTAGTGAATGTGACGTTCACAGCCTAGGGAGGGGGTCGGACATCGGCGCGCGCTCGCCGCGAACGTGGGGCGCTCGCCGATGTCCGGGCGGGCTACATCTGCCCGACATCCCGCGCCATGCGCTCGCGGAACGCCGCGCACGCCGCGTCGATGACGGCGGCACGATAGGTGCTGCTCTCGCCCGCGGGGAGGGTCGCGAGCGCGTCTCGGAGGGCGGTGCGGGTGCTGTAGTGCAGAGCCTCGGATGCCTTGTGCGCCGAGCGGGTGCTGATGTCGTGGGTGATCCGCTCGATGATCTCCGGGACGGTGAGTGGGGGCAGCTCGAAGCGGTAGCCGGCGAGGTCGGCCAGGATGATCGCGCGCTGCCGATCGGTGAGCGGGGTGCCGTACCCGCTGCTGGGGTACAGCTCGAGGTCTCCGCTGCGGCCAGCCCGGATGTTCACGCGGACGTAGGGACGCTCGGCGCGGCCGATGCGCACGTTGCTGATGCGCTCGCCGCTGTCGGGGTCGATCGGGCAGAGGTCGGCGCGCGGCTCGCCGAGTGTGGGGCCGGGCTCGTGACTGCGGGCGTCGGAGACCTCCCAGGTCAGTCCGGCCGCGGTGAGTCGGTCGCCGAAGGTGAGGGGTGCGGTTGCCATGGTGTCCTCCCGGATCGTTGGCTAGTGAATGTGACGTTCACAGCTTACGGGTGGGGTCGGACACTGCGGCGAGCGCGGCAGCGCCCCGCCGGTCAGTTCCGGCGGGGCGCTGCGGGAGGGGTCGTGCTCGTCGCCTACTGGGGGGAGAGGGCGTTGGTGACCTGAGTCTTGATCTCTTCGGCGGCGAGGATCATCGCGCCGTCCTTGTGTGACTCGCCGTAGGCCGCGATCACGCCCGCGATCGCGCCCCATTCGGCTGCGGCCAGGCTCACGGGGATGGGCTTCGGCTGTGATCCTGCGGGCGATCCGCTCTCGCTGGTCATGGTGTCCTCCTGGGTGTCAGGTAGTGAATGTGATGTTCACAGTCTAGGGCGGGGGTCGGACATTGCGGCGAGCGCGACAGCGCCCCGCCGGTAGATCCCGGCGGGGCGCTGTCGGTGGGTCAGTAGTCCTCGTCGGTGCGGGCGAGGGTGTCGATGATCCGCAGTCCGTTGTGGAGGGGGATGGTGACGGTGGACAGGAGCGTGTAGCCCTGTGCGCCGTAGGCGTTCAGGTCGTCGTCGCGCTGCTGGCGAGCGCGGTTGCTGGCGATCTCGCCCTCCGCCTCGGTGTACTGGCGGGTGTCGATGGTGATGAATCGAGTGCGGTTTGCCATGGTGTCCTCCCGGATCGTTGGCTAGTGAATGTGACATTCACAGCCTACGGGTGGCCTCCGACATTGGAGCTGCCCACGGGTATAGGCCTCGGTTTCGGGGGTTCGCAGACATCGCAGGGCGGTGCCCCGCGACCGTCGCCGCGAGGCACCACACGAGGGGCTGGCTATGCGCCGGGGCACTCGGTGTCGATGTCGTCCTGGTCGAGCGGCAACAGTCCGCACGCCTGGCAGGTCGTCGTCCCGGTGAAGCGGCCGCTCTGCCACTGGTGGGCGAGCGGCTCGGCGGGTGCGTCCTCGTCGTCGGTGTCCATGGTCGCGGTCGCGCCGCAGTCCAGGCACCGGGCGGCGACGTCGCCGTTGAGGGTGACGACGACGCCGGGGACGCCGGAGAGCCATTCGATGTTGGCGTGGTCGCAGTCGGTAGTGGTGGTGGCCATGATGTCCTCCCGGAACGCTGGCTAGTGAATGTGACATTCACAGTCTAGAGAGGGGATCGGACATCGGCGGCGAGCGCACGCGACGGTGCCCTGCCGGTCGTCCGGCGGGGCACCGCGTGGGGTCAGGCCGCGTCGAGCGGCGTCCAGTCCCGTTCGTGGGCGGGGGTGTAGTCGATCAGCGCCGCGAGGCGGTCGCGTGCGGCCTGTAGCGCCTCGATCTCGGTGTCGTTGCTGTCGCCCTCGGCGGCGGCGAAAGTGTCCTCGATCAGACCGGCGATCTCCTTCTGTGCCGCCTCGTCGATGAGGGTGAGGCGGGCGATCTCGCCGTCCGGGTAGCGGGCATCCAGCGCCGCGGCGTCCTGGTAGTCGAAGGCCCACTGCTCGCCGAGGATCGCGAACGCCGCGGCGATGTCGCGGCCGCGGTCGCCGGTGCTGATCGCGACGTAGCCGCGGTTCAGGCCGGTGCCGACGTGCGGGTGCAGGTCGGCGTGGTCGGGGCCGAAGGTGATGTAGGTGGTCATGGTGTCCTCCCGGATCGGTTGGTAGTGAATGTGACGTTCACAGTCTAGGGCGGGGGTCGGACATCGCCGCGGGGTGTCGGTCGTGGGGTGCGTGGTGCGTGAGCGCCCCAGCCGAGGCGTAGGGCGCTCACGTCGTGGGGTGTGGCTACGCCTTCCAGGTGCCTTCCCAGCCCTCGGGGAGACGCACGCCGTGCTCGCCGTGCTCGTCGGTCTGGTGCAGGTACACGAGCACGTCGCCGGGGTCGGGGTCGGCCTCGTACTGCGGCACGGTGCGCTCGATGGTGTTGATCTGGCCGACGCTGTTGTAGCGCACGTCCACGTCGATCGCGCGCAGGTAGCCGTCCTCGACGTTGACGTGCTGATCGCAGCGCGGGCACCACAGCACGACGCGCTCGCCGTAGTCGGTCGGCTCGTCGAGCTCGACGATGCGCAGCGCGGGGAAATCGGCTGCCTCGATCTCGTGCATGACGCTCCACAGCCGGTCGATCAGGTCGTCGGCAGGGATGCGGGGAGCGGCCGCGGCCGCGGGTTCGGTGGTGGTCATTGTGTCCTCCTGGGAACGGTGAAGGCCTGCGGCGAGCGCGGGCGGGGATTAGAACTCGAGGTGCTCCCGCCGAGGGGAGGGGCGTGTAGCCGGCTCCCCTCGGGTGGGTGGTGCTCGCCGCCGCCGGGGTAGGTGTGCACCCGGCGGCGGCGAGGGGGTCAGACGGCTTCGACCAGCCCAGGGCTGACGCGCCAGCCGTTGGCGAGCGTGTACGACTTGGGGTTGGTGCGGACGATGAGCGTCTCGACTCCGGCCAGCCCGTCACGGGTGGTGCGCGGGTTGGCGACGATGCGCACGCGGGTTCCGGGGATCAGGCTCGGCAGCGCGGCCGCGGTGGCTTGCAGGGCAGCGGCGAGCGCGTCGTCGCTGTGCCCGGTCGGCTCGACGGTGGCGGTGCGGGCGAGGGTGTACACCTTGCCGGGTTCGGTGAGGGCTGCGATCTTCGCCTTGGTGCGGGCGAAGTCGATCAGCACGTACTCGGTGCCGCGGAAGCGGAACGTGTCGCCGGGGGTGCGGGTGATGAGGGTGGTGGTGTCGGTCATGGCGTCCTCCTTGGACTCTCGACGGTGAATGTGACATTCACAGGCTACGGGTGGCCTCCGACATTGGGCGGGGCGGGCGGCGCGGTCTGCGCGCCCGCCCCGGCGTGGGTCACTGGGCGGCGATCGCCGCGGTGATCTCGGCGGTGACCCGCTCGCGCTTGGCGTCGGCATCGCGCCCCGGCTCGAAGTGACCGAACGCGGTCAGGTACGCCTCGATCTGCCCGCGCAGGTACTCGGTGTTGCTGGCGTCGGCGTTGAGGCCGATGATCGCGTAGCGCGCTGCGCTCGCCGCGGCCCGCCAGCCGCTCTGCGTGAGGCCGTGGGGGTCGCCCTCGGGGAGCGAGTAGGGCTGCTCGATCTGGCCGTCGCGCGCGGTGTACTTGGTGACGGTGCGCTCGGTGACCACGACGGCATCCAGATAGTCGGGGTCGCCCTGCCCGCCGAGGGGCACCCACACCTGGGGGTCGTCGTCCGGGTGGTCGGCGTCGATGCGAGCGAGCAGGGCGGGCATTGCGGGGTCGAGGGTGAACGGGTCGCTGAGGCTGTAGTCGTCCCAGGCCTGGCGCAGCTCGTCCGGCTCGATGGTCGTCCATCCCTCGTCGAACTCGGCGCGCAGCGGAGCGTGGAAGCGGATCGCGCGCTCGACGGCTGCGCGGATGTCGTGGACGTTGTTGATGGTCTCGGTCATGGAGTCCTCCCGGAACGATTGCTAGTGAATGTGACATTCATAGGCTACGGGTGGCCTCCGACATCGCGCGGGGACATCGCGAGTGCGTCACGGGCGAGTGCCCGCCGGGGTGACCGGCGGGCACTCGGTGACGCTCAGCGGGCGAACGCCCAATCCGGGAGCACGGCTGCCGAGCAGAGGGTCGCGACGATCTGGCTCATGCCGTGGTCGGGGTCGATCGCGAGGGCGCGGTCGGTGTAGACGGTGGCGTGAGTGGATCGGCCCAGCGCCCAGGACAGCCAGGCGGCGGCGGCGAGCAGGTTGGGGCGCTCCTGGTCGTCGGCGTAGGCGGCAAGGTGGCGCACGAGCGCGAGTCCCGCCGTCAGCCGGTCGGCGTCGGGGCGGTCGCCCTGTCCGTAGAGGGTGCGGGCGATGCTCTCGGGGACGGGTGCGCCCATGATCGAGTGGCCGATCTGCGCGGCCAGGGCACGGGTGCCGTTGCCGCGGTCGGTGGCCCACTGGATGAGGGCCACGTCACGCCACAGCGGGATGCCGATGCCGGTGAGCAGGATCGCAGCCTGGCGGGTGTCGAGGTCGGCGGGGTCACCGGTCAGGGCGTCCTCCGCGACGGCGACGAAGTCCGCGAGGGCATCGTCGTCCATCCGCGCGGCCGCGAACGCGATCCGGGCGGCACGCGCCGGGTCGGCGTCGGGGATGCTCGCCCCGGCGGTCTGGGATGCTGCGACCTTCTCGCGCAGCGCGTCCGGGGTCGCGATCTCGGCGACGGGGCGCGGTGCCTCGCCGGTCAGGTGGCTGCCGTAGCCGTCGCTGGCGACGTAGAGCACGTCCACCAGGTGCAGTCCCTGCCGGTCGGCGACATCGGCGATCTGCTGGCCGAGATCGCGGGTGCTGTCGGCGTCCTCGGCGGCGTAGATCACGGCGGCTACCCCGGTCACGCGCGGCACTCGGCAGACCAGCCCGAGGCCGGTGTGCGCGAGCGTCGCGGCATCCGCGTCGAGGTCGAGTCGCATCGCCCCGATCGTGCGCGACGCCTCGAAGGGCACGAGCACGAGCGAGTCCTGCGGGGTGAAGCCGAGCAGCGCGGGCACGAGGCCGAGGAAGTCGCGCGGGGTGCCCGCCTTGATGGTGGTCGGTGTGGTGGCCATGGTGTCCTCCCGGAACGTTGGCTAGTGAATGTGACATTTACAGGCTACGGGAGGCCTCCGACATTGGTCGATGCACGCCAGGAGCCGACTCCCGACTGGCTCGTCGAAGGAGCAACCCTCGGAGAGCTCGCCGGGAAGATCGACGTTCCCGCCCAGGCGCTGGCCGAGACGGTCGCGCGATTCAACGAGCACGCCGCCCGTGGGGAGGATCCGGACTTCCACCGCGGTGCGAGCGCGTACGACCGCTACTGGGGAGACGAACAGAACCCGTATCCCAATCCCAGCCTCGCACCGCTCGAGCAAGGCCCCTACTACGCTCTCGCCGTGGTGAACGGCTGCTTCGGCACCAGCGGAGGGATCGCCACCGACGGCCTCGGAAGGGTCCTCGACGCAGACGGCGATGCCATACGCGGCCTGTTTGCGGTCGGCAACGCCTCCGAGAACGCCTTCGCCGCCGGCTACCCCGGCGCCGGCGCCACGCTCGGTCCGATCATGACCATGGCCTACCTTCTCGGGCGTACCGCCAGCGGCGCGTCGATCGGCGACCTGAGCCTTGCCGACGGAGCCGGGGCACGATGATCCGTCACGTCGTGTTCTTCTCGTTCGCAGCGAACCATGATCCTGCCGTGCTCGAGGAGTGGCGCGACCTGCTCGATGGTCTGCTCGGAAAGATTCCCGGCCTGGTCCGACTGTCACACGGCCCCGACGTGATGCGCAGCGAACGCGCATGGGACTATGCACTCGTCGCCGACTTCCGCACCCTCGACGATGTCCGTGCCTACGCGACGCACCCCGCGCATCTGCCGCTCTTCCCTCTCTCCGGAGCGATCTCGGAGCAGATCGCCTCGGTCGACTTCGAGATCGACGAGCAGTAGAGGAAGTACCCAGGCGCCGTGAAGAGCGAGGATGGTTTCTCGATGCCCCGAGTACGTGCGGTCACCCCCACCGTGGCAGAGGAGCTCCGCGACCTGAAGGCACGCTATTTTCACTACGTCGACCTGAAGCAGTGGGACGAACTGCGCGGACTCTTCGTGGACGACTGCGTCTTCGAAGGACTGTGGGCCGCCGCGCCCGACCCCGACACGTTCGTGGAGAACCTGATGCGCAACATGACCGAAGAGGTCGTCAGCGTCCATCACGGGTTCATGCCGCAGTTTCGGCGGATCGATGACTTCTCGGCTCGCGGGCGCTGGGCCATGACCGACTATCTGACGTGGCCACGCGGGTCACGAGGGTATATGGGGATCACCGTGCCGGAACAGAGGGGGATGCGGGGATATGGCTACTACGAGGAGCTCTACCGACTCACCGAGTCCGGCTGGCGCATCGCCTTCATGCGACTGAGCCGGATCCGCATGGATCCCATCGTTGGCGACGCGCCTGCGATCGACTACCCGGTGGTTCCCGCGGTCCCCGGCTGGCTGGACTGACGCCGACCCGCGGGTGCCGCACCCTCTGGTCCGAACCGTGAGCGCCGGCTCAGGTGAGGGTGTGGAGGGGCCAGCCGGTGTATGCCTCGGCGAGGAAGCGGCGGCCGGCTTCGGACTCGACGACGGATTGGAGCTCTCCGAGCTGGCGGAGGCGGTCGAAGTCCCTTGCATCGGGGGCGACGTGAAGCATGCTGGTCATCCACCAGGAGAAGTGCTGGGCCTTCCAGATGCGGTGCAGCGCCGTCTCGGGGAAGGCCTCGACGAGGCGGCTGTCCCTCTCGAGCAGAAGCGCGCGCAGCGCGCGCTCGAGAACGAGGACGTCGGCTACGGCAAGGTTCATGCCTTTCGCGCCGGTGGGCGGCACGGTATGGGCGGCGTCGCCGATGAGTGCGAGGCGGCCGCGAAGCAGTTCGAGGGCGACGAAGCTCCGGAATCGCAGCACGTCGCGTTGGAAGACGGGGCCTTCCTTGAGCGTCGTCCCCGGCACCCGCTTCTGCAGTTCTTCCCACAGTTGCTCCTCGGTGAGGGTGCTGGGGTCGGTGCGGGGATCGCATTGGAAGTACATGCGCTGCACGGTGGTGCTTCGCTGGCTGATGAGCGCGAAGCCATCGGGGGAGTTGCTGTAGATGAGCTCGTCGGCGCTGGGCGGCGCCTCGCAGAGGATGCCGAACCAGGCGAACGGGTACTCGCGGAAGTGCCCGCCTGTGTGGGAACCGGTTACGGCCTCCCGCACGACACTGCGTGACCCGTCGGCGCCGACGACGAACTCGGCCTCGATCTCGAGAGGCGATCCGTCTGCGCCGGTGGCGATGACGCGTGGGCGGTCGGACGCGGGGTCCTCGATACGATGCGCCGTCACGCCGAAGCGCAGGTCTTGGCCACTGGAGAGCCGCGCGGCGATGAGATCCTTCAGGACTTCGTGCTGCGGGTACAGCCACACACCGCGGCCGACGAGGTCGGCGAAGTCGATGCGGTGTCCGCTGCCGGCGAAGCGGAGCTCGATGCCGTCGTGGCGGTCTCCCAGGGTGCGGGCGCGGCTGAACGCGCCGAGCGTGTCGAGCACCTCGACGGTGCCCTGTTCGAGGATGCCTGCCCGGATCGTGGTCTCGATCTCTTCACGGGAACGCTGATCGATGACGACTGACTCGAGGCCGGACGCCGCGAGCAGATGCGACAGCAGCAGTCCGGCGGGTCCAGCGCCGACGATGGCGACGCGGGTGCGGATGGTGGACATTGGGGCGTCTCCTTCGACGTGACAACGGATGCCTCGCTCAGTGTGAACCCGGTTCAGACGGTCGAACGCCGCATTCCCGTTGAACGGGAGACGCCGACTATCGGGGGGACCGCAGCGTGGCCTCGATGCCGGTCACGGCTTCTCGCAGAGCGATGATCGCCGCCGTGTGCGGCGCTTGTCGTGGTAGCACCACGGAAAGCGCGGCGACGACTTCACCTGCGTCGCGGATCGGCACGGCCACGCCGGTCGAGACGGATTCGATCGAACCTTGCGCGATCGCCACGCCATCGCGACGCACGCCAGCGAGGAGACGGCGTAGACGTCCGGGATCGGTCACCGTCTCGGGTGCGAGAGCGCGCAACGGCTGGGCGAGCACGCGTTCGCGGAGATCGGCGGGAGCGTGCGCGAGCAGGACGAGGCCCGACGAGGAGGCGTGCAGCGGTAGCCGCCCAGCGATCCGTGTGATGTTCGCACCGGCGTCGGGGTGCGAAAGGCGTTCGAGGAACAGTGCTTCGTCCTGTTCGAGAACGGCGAGTTGGGTGTGCTGGCGGATGTGCGTCTGCACGCGCTCCATATAGGGGAGCGCCGCCTGGCGCAGACGTAGCGCGGTCGACCCGCGGAGGGCCAGTTCCCACAAGCGCATTCCCAGGTGGACGCGGCGGTCCTCGTCGCGTCCGAGCAGTCCGGCGTCGACCAGCTCGTCCACGATCCGGTGCGCGGTGGACGACGGCAGCGCCGCTCGGCGCCCGATCTGACTGGCCGACTGCACCGAACGATCAGCTGTGAACGTCTCGAGGACGCGCACGATGCGGTCGATCATCGAGTCGCTGGAGGGCGAGTTCGCCATGCGCTCAGGATGACACGGCTCGCGTCGACGGTGTTGCGGCGATGGTTGGTCCCCTGCCTGACGCGACGGCGGTAGCCTCGGCTCATGGTTTCTGTTCCGGATGCTGCAACGGCTTGGGAGCCCCTCACGCCTCATGCTGTCGCTGAGCTCCTTCGGGTCGGTAGCGCCCGCTGGTGGCTGTCGGGCGGGGTGGCCCTGGAGCACTGGCTGGGCCGGACGATCCGCGAACGGCCGAACACGGACGTGAGCACCACCCAAGGCGGGCTGCCGCAGCTGGTCCGGGCGTTGCCTGCCGGTTTCACCGCCTGGGCGCCTGCGGGGGAGGACGCCGTCATCCCCTGGGCCGACGCGCCCGACGATGCCGATGTGCAGCCGGTGCGGATTCAGGACGAGCGCTCCGGCGCCTGGGTGCTTCAGGTGAACGTCGAGGATGGGACGGAACATGCCTGGCTGTACCGGCGAGACCCGCGGCTGCAGTTGCCGTGGGATCGCGCCGTGCTCGAGGTCGACGGCATTCCGACCGGTGCGCCCGAGGTGCAGCTGGTCTGGAAGGCGTTGCGGCCGCGGCCGGAGGATGACCTCGACAAGGACGTGGTGCTGCCGCAGCTCTCGGACGAGGCCCGGTCGTGGTTCGAACGGGCGATCCTCTCCGTCCACCCGCACTCGAACTGGTCGATCCACGTGCGCAGCCCTTTCGCGCCCGCGAAGGCAAGCTGGAACCGCAAGAACGGCTAGGTCGGCCGGTGGTCGTCGGCGGCCACCGCATCCAGCACCACCGATCGGAACCACGTCTGCGCGGGAGACATGCTCAGTTCGCGTCGCGTGTAGAGCGCGACCGGGGTGCTCTGGCCCGGCCACGGCAGCTCGGCGATGCGCAGACCGGGGAACCATCCGCAGAACACCTCGGCCACGTGTCGCGGCAGCAGCACGACGAGATCGGTCGCCTCGAGCACCGCGGGCACGGTGGCGTACTCCTCGACCGTCAGCGTCACCTGCGGCATGAGTCCCTGTTCGATCATCGCCTGGAGCGGGTACACGTGGCCGCCGCGGGAGGACACCCGCACGAAGCGGCGCCCGACGAACATGTCCGCGGCGGTCGGAGGCAGCGGATGGGCACGCGAGGACAGCGCCACGTACTCCACGTCGCGCACCGGTGTGCGCCACAGCCGCGGCGAGTCCAGCAACGACACCGTGATCGCCAGGTCGATGGTGCCCCGGACGAGCCCGTCTTCCACCTGATCCGCGTCCAGCCGCCGCACCTGCAGGTGAAGGTCCGGCGCCTCCTTCGCGAGCACCGGCATGATCGGCGGCAGGAAGGTCTGCTCGCCGATCGAGGTCAGCGCGAGCGAGAGCTCCCCGCCGAAGCTCGCGGGATCGAAGGCGTCGGGCGCGCTCACCACGGCATCGATGCGCGACAGTGCCTCGTGCAGCGGTCCGAACAGCTGCCGGGCACGCGGGGTCGGCACCATCTCGTTCCCCTGGCGGCGGAACAGGTCGTCGCCGAACCGCTGCCGCAACCTCCTCAGCGTGTAGCTGACCGTCGGCTGCGTGACGTGCAATCGCTCGGCGGCGGCGGTCAGACTGCGCAGCTCGTACAGCACGACGAAAGTGCGCAACTGGTTGAGATCGGTGAGCGACATCGCATTGATCCCATCTATACGGTTCGGCTCCTACATCTATTGGACCATACCCATAGAGCGAACTAGAGTCAGGGTGACAGCACCGGCACCGCTGCCGACGTGGCACGCACCACCCGGCACCGACCCGATCACAGTGACGAGGACGCACGTTGATCATCGACATCCATGGCCACTACACCACGGCCCCCGCGCAGCTGGGAGCGTGGCGCGATCTGCAGATCGCGTATGCGGAAGGCGCGGGCGAGGCGCCCGACCCGGCCGCGCTGCGGATCAGCGATGACGACATCCGCGAGACCATCGAGGCGAACCAGTTGCGGCTGATGGACGACCGCGGCAGCGATGTCACGGTGTTCAGTCCCCGTGCATCGTTCATGGCCCACCACCTCGGCGACCTCGCCGTCAGCGAGACCTGGGCG
This region of Microbacterium paraoxydans genomic DNA includes:
- a CDS encoding LysR family transcriptional regulator → MSLTDLNQLRTFVVLYELRSLTAAAERLHVTQPTVSYTLRRLRQRFGDDLFRRQGNEMVPTPRARQLFGPLHEALSRIDAVVSAPDAFDPASFGGELSLALTSIGEQTFLPPIMPVLAKEAPDLHLQVRRLDADQVEDGLVRGTIDLAITVSLLDSPRLWRTPVRDVEYVALSSRAHPLPPTAADMFVGRRFVRVSSRGGHVYPLQAMIEQGLMPQVTLTVEEYATVPAVLEATDLVVLLPRHVAEVFCGWFPGLRIAELPWPGQSTPVALYTRRELSMSPAQTWFRSVVLDAVAADDHRPT